The following proteins are encoded in a genomic region of [Eubacterium] hominis:
- a CDS encoding DUF368 domain-containing protein, giving the protein MVLNFIRGFCMALADSVPGVSGGTIAFLLGFYDKFIGSLDALIAGNKQEKIDAIIFLLKLGVGWVIGFLSAVSVLANIFDTYIYQISSLFIGFILFAIPIVIKEEKESLIFNWKTILSFIGGVALVAFITYFNPVSGSESGVNLAQLDISLILYVFVAAMCAISAMVLPGISGSTLLLIFGLYVPIISAIKAVMGFDLSYIPILFVFGLGIITGVVTVVRLIKWALDKHRPIMIFLIIGMMIGSFYAIVMGPQTLATPKPPLSIDTFSIIWFVVGGAIIFGLQKMKTMTTKEEA; this is encoded by the coding sequence ATGGTTTTGAATTTTATTAGAGGCTTTTGTATGGCCTTAGCGGATAGCGTACCTGGAGTGTCTGGGGGTACGATTGCTTTCCTGCTCGGCTTTTATGATAAATTTATCGGCTCTTTAGATGCTTTGATCGCTGGTAATAAACAGGAAAAAATTGACGCAATCATCTTTTTATTGAAATTAGGCGTTGGATGGGTTATTGGTTTTTTAAGTGCTGTCAGTGTACTTGCCAATATCTTCGATACTTATATTTATCAAATTAGTTCTTTATTTATCGGATTTATCTTGTTCGCAATTCCCATCGTTATAAAAGAAGAAAAAGAAAGCCTGATATTCAACTGGAAAACGATTCTGTCATTTATCGGTGGTGTAGCACTTGTTGCATTCATTACGTATTTCAATCCGGTAAGTGGAAGTGAATCTGGTGTAAATCTGGCACAGTTAGATATTAGTTTAATATTATATGTATTTGTCGCTGCCATGTGTGCCATTTCTGCTATGGTACTACCTGGAATCAGTGGTTCTACATTATTATTGATTTTTGGATTATATGTTCCTATCATTTCCGCAATCAAAGCGGTAATGGGATTTGATTTATCTTATATCCCGATCCTGTTTGTATTTGGATTAGGTATTATCACTGGTGTTGTTACTGTGGTTCGTTTAATCAAATGGGCACTTGATAAACATCGTCCTATTATGATTTTCTTAATCATTGGTATGATGATTGGTTCCTTCTATGCAATCGTTATGGGACCACAGACTTTAGCTACACCAAAGCCACCATTAAGTATTGATACATTCAGCATCATCTGGTTTGTTGTTGGTGGTGCTATCATCTTTGGTTTACAGAAGATGAAAACTATGACGACAAAAGAAGAAGCATAA
- a CDS encoding ATP-binding protein, whose amino-acid sequence MKRQIENDLIKWKKNPHKKPLIIKGSRQVGKTFCIREFAKSQYHDFIEINFERNLKMVDLFNKTREPNELLEYLKITYMDSVFDENTLLFLDEVQACPSALTTLKFMSESFPCDIICSGSLLGIAIASTSSFPVGYVETWTLYPMSFLEFLDAYGLPDDIMKKINQSLDNLKKIPEIIHEKMNELFTTYMMTGGMPEVVSTYIETKSYRECLTIQRRIVNDYISDMAKYAHASDKIKAKECFLSIPIQLAKENKKFQYGVVKKGYNARYYDSSLQWLQDNGMIIKVNRLSHISTPLASAVELPIFKVYMADVGLFISQLEDGEIQKIISGDLGIFKGALYENMAAQIFQRKHKKCYYFEPSQTTEIDFIIEYEGEITPIDIKAGLNTASKSFKNFVEKYKPIHAFRFSQKNIGIAKEGNIVYLPLYLLEILLEHEVPISFDLPINNEKS is encoded by the coding sequence ATGAAAAGGCAAATAGAGAATGATTTAATCAAATGGAAAAAAAATCCACATAAAAAACCGCTCATTATTAAAGGAAGCCGTCAAGTAGGTAAGACATTTTGCATTCGTGAATTTGCAAAATCACAATATCACGATTTTATTGAAATTAATTTTGAAAGAAATTTAAAAATGGTAGATTTATTTAATAAAACCCGAGAACCCAATGAATTATTAGAGTATTTGAAAATCACCTATATGGATAGCGTATTTGATGAAAACACACTTTTATTTTTAGACGAAGTCCAGGCATGTCCAAGTGCTTTAACAACCTTAAAATTTATGAGTGAATCATTTCCTTGTGACATTATCTGTTCTGGAAGTCTTTTAGGAATAGCCATTGCTTCCACTTCATCTTTCCCAGTAGGGTATGTAGAAACATGGACACTTTATCCGATGAGTTTTCTTGAATTTTTAGATGCTTATGGATTACCTGATGATATAATGAAAAAGATCAATCAATCACTTGATAATTTAAAAAAAATACCAGAAATCATACATGAGAAAATGAATGAATTATTCACCACTTATATGATGACTGGTGGCATGCCCGAAGTTGTGTCCACTTATATTGAAACAAAATCTTATCGTGAATGTTTAACAATTCAAAGAAGAATTGTGAATGATTATATCAGTGATATGGCCAAATACGCTCATGCAAGTGATAAAATCAAAGCTAAAGAATGTTTTCTATCTATCCCTATACAATTGGCCAAAGAAAACAAAAAGTTCCAATATGGTGTAGTAAAAAAGGGTTATAATGCAAGATATTATGATTCCAGCCTGCAATGGCTTCAAGATAATGGCATGATCATCAAAGTTAATCGTTTATCCCATATATCAACGCCTTTAGCAAGTGCTGTAGAACTTCCTATCTTTAAAGTCTATATGGCAGATGTTGGGCTATTCATCTCTCAATTAGAAGATGGAGAAATACAAAAAATCATAAGTGGCGATTTAGGTATATTCAAAGGAGCTTTATATGAGAATATGGCTGCGCAGATATTTCAAAGAAAACATAAGAAATGCTATTACTTTGAACCAAGCCAGACAACAGAAATTGATTTCATTATAGAATATGAAGGTGAAATCACACCAATTGACATAAAAGCCGGTTTAAATACAGCTTCTAAATCCTTTAAGAATTTTGTAGAGAAATATAAACCAATCCATGCATTCCGTTTTTCACAAAAAAATATAGGGATAGCTAAGGAAGGTAATATTGTATATCTTCCATTATATTTACTGGAAATCTTGTTGGAACATGAGGTTCCTATTTCTTTTGATTTACCTATAAATAACGAGAAATCATAA
- a CDS encoding dicarboxylate/amino acid:cation symporter: protein MKKINGKQLAKRMAIAMILGLAAGFGCIVLREYMLGNGYNETWNTINNLLFADISKEENANAVGIFYILGQLFINALQLIIIPMVFTSIALAMCHISDTKKLGRISYKTIGYFFLTSFIALIVAGIVGFGVYHAGLFEVEINSTLAGGTGSTASNPLMVILQAVPNNIASAFTNNGGVLGIVFLAVCVGICINTLGEKIEVLKKLLQEVNDIVVVFLSFVITKFGPMAIFFLLTRTFAIYGIDHLKPAAAYVITTILTLLLFLIVGYALILFVTTKLNPLPFLRKMAKVSLFGFSTSSSAATLPLNEKTTVEELGVSEEIASFVLPLGMTINMDGTAIMQVIAAIFIAATAGYDVTIGNIAIIATLALVASIGTPAAPGAGAVILFTILTGLGYTNDAAMLAYSLILAINRPIEMLVTSLNVIGDSSASVYVAKSEGLLDEETYHS, encoded by the coding sequence ATGAAAAAAATAAATGGCAAGCAGCTCGCAAAACGTATGGCAATTGCTATGATTCTAGGTTTGGCAGCTGGTTTTGGCTGTATCGTCCTTCGTGAATACATGTTGGGGAATGGATATAACGAAACATGGAACACGATCAACAATCTGTTGTTTGCGGATATCTCAAAAGAAGAAAATGCAAATGCAGTAGGTATCTTCTATATTTTAGGACAGTTATTTATCAATGCGTTACAGCTGATCATCATTCCTATGGTGTTTACAAGTATTGCACTTGCAATGTGCCATATATCAGATACAAAGAAGCTTGGAAGAATTTCTTATAAAACGATTGGATATTTCTTCTTAACTTCATTTATTGCTTTGATTGTGGCAGGAATTGTTGGTTTTGGCGTTTATCACGCAGGTTTATTTGAAGTAGAAATCAACTCTACATTAGCTGGTGGAACAGGTTCTACTGCAAGCAATCCTTTAATGGTAATCTTACAGGCAGTACCAAACAATATTGCCAGTGCATTTACCAATAATGGCGGCGTATTGGGTATTGTATTCTTAGCTGTTTGTGTAGGTATCTGTATCAATACATTAGGTGAAAAAATTGAAGTGTTAAAGAAACTGTTACAGGAAGTAAATGATATTGTTGTGGTATTCTTAAGTTTTGTCATTACAAAATTTGGACCAATGGCGATTTTCTTCTTGTTAACAAGAACCTTCGCAATTTATGGAATTGATCATTTAAAACCAGCTGCGGCATATGTAATAACAACCATATTAACATTATTATTGTTCCTGATTGTTGGATATGCGTTGATTTTATTTGTAACAACCAAATTAAATCCACTACCTTTCCTTCGTAAAATGGCTAAGGTTTCTTTATTTGGATTTTCTACATCATCATCTGCGGCAACACTTCCTTTAAATGAAAAAACAACCGTAGAAGAATTGGGTGTCAGTGAGGAGATTGCATCCTTTGTATTGCCTTTAGGTATGACCATTAATATGGATGGCACAGCGATTATGCAGGTCATTGCGGCAATCTTTATCGCAGCAACAGCAGGTTATGATGTTACAATCGGTAATATAGCGATTATCGCAACCCTTGCGTTGGTCGCCTCTATTGGAACACCAGCAGCACCTGGTGCTGGTGCAGTAATCCTATTTACAATCTTAACTGGTTTAGGATATACCAATGATGCGGCAATGCTTGCGTACTCATTGATTCTAGCAATTAATCGTCCAATTGAAATGCTGGTAACATCATTAAATGTAATTGGTGATAGCTCTGCTAGTGTCTATGTCGCAAAATCAGAAGGATTATTAGATGAGGAAACCTATCATTCTTAA
- a CDS encoding aldo/keto reductase: MKQIMIKEKKASALVQGCMRISGLHDDELEQLIKTDLACGINFFDHADIYGGGECEKAFGRILKKEPHLRDQMILQSKCGIHRGEQITYYDFSKDYILSCVDQSLDNLHTDHLDYLLLHRPDALMDPDEVNDAFDILYQSGKVLHFGVSNQSPAQMELMKKGVHYPLEINQIQLSVMHTPMLDAGFNVNTMFDGAIDRDQSVIEYCRIHDVTLQCWSPFQYGMFEGVFLNNEKFPEVNRVIDELAARYGVSNSSIAVAWLLRHPANMQVILGSTNVNRMSELVNSCDIELTREEWYRIYIAAGNMLP, encoded by the coding sequence ATGAAGCAAATAATGATCAAAGAAAAAAAAGCCAGTGCACTTGTACAAGGCTGTATGCGCATCAGTGGGCTACATGATGATGAATTAGAACAGTTGATTAAAACTGATTTGGCTTGTGGCATCAACTTCTTCGACCACGCAGATATCTATGGCGGTGGAGAATGTGAAAAAGCTTTCGGACGTATATTAAAGAAGGAGCCACATCTACGTGATCAGATGATTCTTCAAAGCAAATGTGGTATTCATCGTGGTGAACAAATTACCTACTATGATTTCAGTAAGGATTATATCCTGTCTTGTGTAGATCAAAGTTTAGATAACCTGCATACGGATCACTTAGATTATCTGTTGTTACATCGCCCGGATGCCTTAATGGATCCAGATGAAGTGAATGATGCATTTGATATATTGTATCAATCAGGAAAGGTATTGCATTTTGGTGTGAGTAATCAATCCCCTGCTCAGATGGAATTAATGAAAAAAGGTGTACATTATCCATTAGAAATCAATCAGATACAGCTCAGTGTCATGCATACGCCAATGTTAGATGCAGGATTTAATGTAAATACTATGTTTGATGGTGCAATTGATCGTGATCAAAGTGTAATAGAATACTGTCGTATACACGATGTTACCTTACAATGCTGGAGTCCCTTTCAATATGGCATGTTTGAAGGTGTATTCTTAAATAACGAAAAATTCCCTGAAGTAAACCGTGTGATTGATGAATTAGCTGCCCGTTATGGTGTCAGCAACAGTTCTATTGCCGTTGCCTGGTTATTAAGACACCCTGCCAATATGCAGGTAATATTAGGTTCTACTAATGTGAATCGTATGTCTGAATTAGTAAACAGCTGTGACATTGAGTTAACAAGAGAAGAATGGTATCGTATTTACATCGCAGCAGGAAATATGTTGCCATAA
- a CDS encoding N-acetylmuramoyl-L-alanine amidase, producing the protein MAIKIFIDQGHNPGDINAGASGNGLVESEITYNVGIMLAGLLFADPNFEVRVSRRYSDTVLGTNQRTSLQQRVDMANGWPADYFISIHVNSNPNPAINGSEIYVFRENSVAYNMAEIVLDNMVYFTGMKNNQVRVNPSLFVLRRTRMPAMLIELGYLTNLHDVEILRNKQFAFSFGIYIGLLEYFGLPYQL; encoded by the coding sequence TTGGCAATTAAAATATTTATTGATCAGGGACACAATCCAGGCGATATCAATGCTGGAGCAAGTGGCAATGGCTTGGTTGAAAGTGAAATTACGTATAACGTGGGGATCATGCTGGCGGGGTTATTGTTTGCGGATCCTAATTTTGAGGTAAGGGTATCGCGAAGATATTCGGATACTGTTTTGGGAACAAATCAAAGAACGTCTTTACAACAGCGGGTGGATATGGCAAATGGATGGCCAGCGGATTATTTTATCAGTATTCATGTGAACAGCAATCCCAATCCTGCAATCAATGGTTCAGAGATTTATGTATTCAGAGAAAACAGTGTTGCCTATAACATGGCAGAAATCGTATTGGATAACATGGTATATTTTACAGGTATGAAAAATAATCAGGTACGTGTGAATCCAAGCTTGTTTGTGCTTCGAAGAACCAGAATGCCGGCAATGCTGATTGAGCTGGGTTATTTAACAAATCTGCATGATGTTGAGATATTGCGCAATAAACAATTTGCCTTTTCTTTTGGCATTTATATCGGACTTTTGGAATACTTTGGACTGCCATATCAACTGTAA
- a CDS encoding ATP-dependent helicase, with amino-acid sequence MEIEEFFESYNVQLEDVKKQLLRQHSHVLVQGSAGSGKTTLLKARSAYLIECEQMEADQIWNIARDGKSAKQLTREFRHFYDGVAMPHFIDLHALAYKIIKMDHEAKGISVWPAYRNVKNFVKKICKDMFALSLTNDKLDEVLYQIAHCKNMLMSESQIDKVQMEGMNFPAIYKMYEKNRKTKQFYDMDDVLVEALCILRSDQDVLEGCHQAISCLQVDDAQEISFAGHMLLRSVCGDHAQLFALADKSASCKKVSCAFPEALDTLDTAYPGLQNYTLETNYRNAKMIQEIMNKFSHETRVCASEEDGEVKFKGFSNLDRVYSYAYETVSADMMQEHVFLYRNEEMALPLIDMFMEKEVAFYCSKSLKNLLKDTLIADMVGFIRLLSNAHDLDAFIQVQDHFHLDIPQRVFPEVAQCMQLQDMDIYQALMDSSLRAVSKKKLAGRMEKIRLAAMKDTLGMISFVLKEFNYRNYLDKHQANEKHPALLALYTMAERYPEPKDFVMHMQRIADFNSMDLANVKICSIEESMGQEYDNVYVLDCMNSLFPKTGVYDEYERSLFYIAMSRALKHLEFFTFKKASLVKMELSGFLFEIYQQPEENQPVRDTSMDSQPKKVRLSDLKRGKKIVHATLGLGRIMKISDGMMHVQFANELKTLNAKLCIQNDLIDLP; translated from the coding sequence ATGGAAATTGAAGAATTTTTTGAAAGTTACAACGTACAACTAGAAGACGTGAAAAAACAACTTCTAAGACAACATTCCCATGTTCTGGTGCAGGGGAGTGCCGGAAGTGGTAAGACAACCCTACTGAAAGCAAGAAGCGCTTATCTGATCGAATGTGAACAGATGGAAGCGGATCAGATATGGAACATTGCACGGGATGGAAAAAGTGCAAAACAGCTGACTAGAGAGTTCCGTCATTTTTATGATGGGGTGGCAATGCCACATTTTATTGATCTGCATGCGCTGGCATATAAGATCATTAAGATGGATCATGAAGCAAAAGGGATATCCGTATGGCCTGCATACCGTAATGTGAAGAACTTTGTGAAAAAAATATGCAAAGACATGTTCGCCTTGTCACTTACAAATGATAAGCTGGATGAAGTCTTATACCAGATTGCTCATTGCAAGAATATGCTGATGAGTGAATCACAGATTGATAAAGTACAGATGGAAGGAATGAATTTTCCTGCTATCTATAAGATGTATGAAAAAAATCGTAAAACAAAACAGTTTTATGATATGGATGACGTATTGGTGGAAGCTTTATGTATCCTACGTAGTGATCAGGATGTATTAGAAGGCTGTCATCAGGCAATCAGCTGTCTACAAGTAGATGATGCACAGGAAATCAGTTTTGCTGGACATATGCTGCTTCGCTCTGTTTGTGGAGATCATGCACAGTTATTTGCGTTAGCTGATAAATCAGCGAGCTGCAAGAAAGTATCCTGTGCTTTCCCGGAAGCGTTAGATACATTGGATACTGCATATCCAGGACTTCAAAATTATACACTTGAAACAAACTATCGTAATGCGAAGATGATACAGGAAATCATGAACAAATTCTCTCATGAAACAAGAGTCTGTGCGAGTGAAGAAGATGGTGAAGTGAAGTTTAAAGGCTTCTCTAATCTGGATCGTGTATATTCTTATGCATATGAAACAGTATCTGCAGATATGATGCAGGAGCATGTCTTTTTATATCGCAATGAAGAAATGGCATTGCCTTTGATTGATATGTTCATGGAAAAAGAAGTCGCATTCTATTGTTCAAAGAGTCTGAAAAACTTATTAAAGGATACGTTAATCGCAGATATGGTTGGCTTTATCCGTTTATTAAGCAATGCCCATGATCTGGATGCTTTTATTCAGGTACAGGATCATTTCCACTTAGATATACCACAACGTGTTTTCCCTGAAGTTGCGCAATGTATGCAATTACAGGACATGGATATCTATCAGGCATTGATGGATAGTTCTTTACGTGCAGTGAGTAAGAAAAAGCTGGCTGGCAGAATGGAAAAGATCCGTTTGGCAGCAATGAAAGACACATTGGGCATGATTTCTTTTGTGTTAAAAGAATTTAATTATAGAAATTATTTAGATAAGCATCAGGCAAATGAAAAACATCCTGCGCTGCTGGCATTATATACCATGGCAGAACGATATCCTGAACCTAAAGATTTTGTGATGCATATGCAAAGAATTGCGGATTTTAATAGTATGGATCTGGCGAATGTAAAAATCTGCAGTATCGAAGAAAGCATGGGACAGGAATACGACAATGTATATGTATTAGATTGTATGAATAGCTTATTCCCTAAAACCGGTGTATATGATGAATATGAACGTTCTTTGTTCTATATCGCAATGTCACGTGCACTTAAGCATTTGGAATTCTTTACGTTTAAAAAGGCTTCTTTGGTAAAAATGGAATTATCTGGCTTCTTATTTGAAATCTATCAACAGCCGGAGGAGAATCAGCCAGTTAGAGATACCAGTATGGATTCACAACCGAAAAAGGTACGTTTATCTGATTTAAAACGTGGCAAGAAAATCGTTCATGCGACGCTTGGATTAGGTCGTATTATGAAAATCAGTGATGGTATGATGCATGTACAGTTTGCCAATGAATTAAAAACATTGAACGCAAAATTATGTATTCAGAATGATTTGATTGATTTACCATAA
- a CDS encoding DUF2500 family protein codes for MFGFLKKEKKKEKSIQPIRRVDTQAKLIHKSDEPIDDMLSGDVMPVEKPIFELTFLCDDGKEVVATVSEFEFGNVSVGDEGRLVYDEYKYCNEIISFADKIKEFVM; via the coding sequence ATGTTTGGTTTTCTAAAAAAAGAGAAGAAAAAAGAAAAATCGATTCAACCAATCCGACGTGTAGATACACAGGCGAAATTGATTCATAAATCAGATGAGCCAATTGACGATATGTTGAGTGGAGATGTTATGCCAGTAGAAAAACCAATCTTTGAATTGACATTTCTCTGTGATGATGGAAAAGAAGTTGTCGCAACAGTCAGTGAATTTGAGTTTGGCAATGTATCTGTCGGTGATGAAGGCAGACTGGTGTATGATGAATACAAATATTGTAACGAAATCATCAGTTTTGCGGATAAAATAAAAGAGTTTGTAATGTAA
- a CDS encoding DUF2500 family protein has translation MKNERIEIQATLSEKKDGDYFPIPGRVPQPTQIYELHFDTETGPVILEVSAFEYDVVEVGDHGVLVYEGNKLISFGDKIKEFHM, from the coding sequence ATGAAAAATGAACGTATAGAAATACAGGCTACATTATCAGAAAAAAAGGATGGCGATTATTTTCCAATACCTGGAAGAGTTCCCCAGCCAACCCAGATTTATGAATTGCATTTTGATACAGAAACAGGACCTGTCATATTAGAGGTCAGTGCTTTTGAATATGATGTAGTAGAAGTTGGAGATCATGGGGTACTTGTCTATGAAGGTAATAAACTAATATCCTTTGGGGATAAAATAAAGGAATTCCACATGTAA
- a CDS encoding alpha/beta hydrolase, with product MTDTQLQAMLSFLETSTKKAYEEDEVPKDKKIIEDLKYLDDQDSMHTLDVIYPDYKQDTYPFIIYIHGGGFCMHHKNEIYRHHALRLANDVFAVVNINYRLAPKASYQDMIDDLHAVLSYLQHGGRQLHLDLNRMFVAGDSSGAYLASYLPFLVQSYTPLDMKGIACCCGLFDFDTFLQDNTCKFPIKKEMLHLLFQDDIPKASSILSKITPSYPPVYLMDSAYQSFSGEAKRMKAALDKHAVSNTLNIFPKEEKLPHNFQLLWKYPQSAMVLETIFDFFHQYL from the coding sequence ATGACAGATACACAATTACAGGCAATGCTGAGCTTTTTAGAAACAAGCACAAAAAAAGCTTATGAAGAAGATGAAGTACCAAAGGATAAAAAGATCATCGAAGATCTTAAATATCTTGATGATCAAGACTCCATGCATACACTTGATGTTATATATCCTGATTACAAACAGGATACATATCCTTTTATTATATATATCCATGGTGGAGGTTTTTGTATGCACCATAAAAATGAAATCTATCGTCATCATGCATTACGTCTGGCAAATGATGTTTTTGCTGTTGTGAATATCAATTATCGTTTGGCGCCAAAAGCTTCTTATCAAGATATGATAGATGATCTTCATGCAGTTTTATCTTATCTTCAACACGGTGGCAGACAACTGCATCTTGATTTAAACAGAATGTTTGTGGCAGGAGATTCATCTGGCGCATATTTAGCCAGCTATCTTCCTTTTCTTGTACAATCATACACACCTTTAGATATGAAAGGTATTGCATGCTGTTGTGGCTTGTTTGATTTTGATACATTCCTTCAGGACAATACTTGTAAATTCCCTATCAAAAAAGAAATGCTGCATCTTTTATTTCAGGATGATATTCCAAAAGCAAGTTCAATACTTTCCAAAATCACTCCTTCTTATCCCCCGGTATATTTAATGGATAGTGCTTATCAGTCATTTTCAGGTGAAGCAAAGCGCATGAAAGCTGCCTTAGACAAGCATGCTGTTTCCAATACGCTGAACATCTTTCCTAAGGAGGAAAAACTTCCGCATAATTTTCAGTTATTATGGAAATATCCACAAAGTGCCATGGTCTTAGAAACCATTTTTGATTTTTTTCATCAGTATTTATAG
- a CDS encoding asparaginase — protein MKRILLLTTGGTIASSQSEEGLVPSLTSEEILSYLGWHDEAIHIDCEDLLRLDSSNMQPEEWVIIARRIAQVYQDYDGIVLSHGTDTMAYTASALSFMLRNLPIPLMITGSQLPLIHPLSDGVDNIRTAFQAVQQNIQGVYICFDRKIMLATRAVKVRTMNFDAFESVNIEPAGIVDARGLHFREDLLIHVDGAFKLEDQLCTDVFLIKLTPGMNPGIFDALTHMQFKGIVIEAFGAGGINFIRRDLISKLEEIVQKGISVVVCSQCLYENSDFSIYQTGQKVLKKGVIQGYDMTSEAALTKLMWALGKTQNPYEVKKLFETSFVHEITLK, from the coding sequence ATGAAGCGAATACTATTATTAACAACCGGCGGTACGATTGCTTCTTCTCAAAGTGAAGAAGGGTTGGTGCCATCCTTAACAAGTGAAGAAATCCTTTCTTACCTTGGGTGGCATGATGAGGCAATCCATATTGATTGTGAGGACTTATTACGCTTAGACAGCAGTAATATGCAGCCTGAGGAATGGGTAATCATAGCCAGAAGGATTGCACAGGTATATCAGGACTATGATGGCATTGTGTTGAGTCATGGTACAGATACGATGGCATATACAGCCAGTGCATTGTCATTCATGTTAAGAAATCTTCCCATACCGTTGATGATTACAGGTTCACAGCTACCTTTAATTCATCCATTAAGTGATGGTGTAGATAATATCCGTACAGCATTTCAGGCAGTTCAACAGAACATTCAAGGTGTTTATATCTGTTTTGATCGTAAAATCATGCTAGCAACACGTGCAGTAAAAGTGCGCACGATGAACTTTGATGCCTTTGAAAGTGTGAATATAGAGCCTGCAGGAATCGTGGATGCTAGAGGTCTGCATTTTCGAGAAGATTTGTTAATTCACGTAGATGGTGCTTTCAAGCTAGAAGATCAATTATGTACAGATGTTTTTTTAATCAAACTGACACCAGGAATGAATCCAGGTATCTTTGATGCATTAACACATATGCAATTTAAAGGAATTGTCATTGAGGCATTTGGTGCCGGCGGTATCAATTTTATCCGTCGTGATCTAATCAGCAAGTTAGAAGAAATCGTTCAAAAAGGTATCAGTGTTGTTGTGTGCTCCCAGTGTTTATATGAAAATAGTGATTTTTCAATTTATCAAACTGGTCAGAAAGTATTAAAAAAAGGCGTGATCCAAGGCTATGATATGACCAGTGAAGCGGCTTTAACAAAACTTATGTGGGCACTTGGCAAAACCCAGAATCCATATGAAGTAAAGAAATTATTTGAAACAAGTTTTGTTCATGAAATTACATTGAAATAA
- a CDS encoding DUF1836 domain-containing protein, with the protein MKNDTTLTAFHCPRWKELPDMDLYMDQVVTLLNTYLKDFCLEQQGKAITSTMINNYVKHGIVTPPVKKRYNRKHLAYLIVVCILKTVFRMDEISDLIRVQMDMYPQDQAYDYFCAELECCLYSICTHKRVKHIPSDDEGSPIVDLIRNTIQAVAYTAYVRDAVRNYERDTDTGKDD; encoded by the coding sequence ATGAAAAATGATACGACACTCACGGCGTTCCATTGTCCAAGATGGAAAGAACTGCCCGATATGGATCTTTATATGGATCAAGTCGTGACACTGTTAAATACATACTTAAAAGACTTCTGTCTGGAACAGCAGGGCAAAGCAATCACTTCTACCATGATTAACAATTATGTGAAGCATGGAATCGTAACACCACCGGTAAAAAAACGATATAATCGTAAGCATTTGGCTTATCTGATTGTTGTTTGTATATTGAAAACAGTATTCCGTATGGATGAAATCAGTGATTTGATACGGGTACAAATGGATATGTATCCACAGGACCAGGCATATGATTATTTCTGTGCAGAACTGGAATGCTGCTTATATAGTATTTGTACACATAAGCGCGTAAAGCATATTCCAAGTGATGATGAAGGCAGTCCTATTGTGGATTTGATCAGAAATACGATACAGGCTGTAGCATATACAGCATATGTGAGAGATGCGGTGAGAAATTATGAGCGAGATACTGACACTGGAAAAGACGATTGA